In Symphalangus syndactylus isolate Jambi chromosome 6, NHGRI_mSymSyn1-v2.1_pri, whole genome shotgun sequence, a genomic segment contains:
- the STARD10 gene encoding START domain-containing protein 10 isoform X2: MGFSESHAVAEKQQPQRRKENPREAKNSRRAPRRGPRKVASASAAASTLSEPPRRTQESRTRTRALGLPTLPMEKPAASTEPQGPRPVLGRESVQVPDDQDFRSFRSECEAEVGWNLTYSKAGVSVWVQAVEMDRTLHKIKCRMECRDVPAETLYDVLHDIEYRKKWDSNVIETFDIARLTVNADVGYYSWRCPKPLKNRDVITLRSWLPMGADYIIMNYSVKHPKYPPRKDLVRAVSIQTGYLIQSTGPKSCVITYLAQVDPKGSLPKWVVNKSSQFLAPKAMKKMYKACLKYPEWKQKHLPHFKPWLHPEQSPLPSLALSELSVQHADSLENIDESAVAESREERMGGAGGEGSDDDTSLT; encoded by the exons ATGGGGTTCTCCGAGAGTCATGCAGTGGCAGAGAAGCAGCAGCCCCAG aggaggaaagagaatccCAGAGAGGCCAAGAACTCACGGAGAGCCCCACGGCGAG GTCCCAGGAAGGTGGCGTCAGCATCTGCAGCCGCGTCGACGTTGTCGGAGCCTCCGCGGAGGACCCAGGAGAGCCGGACTAGGACCAGGGCCCTGGGCCTCCCCACACTCCCCATGGAGAAGCCGGCGGCCTCTACAGAGCCCCAAGGGCCTCGGCCGGTCCTGGGCCGTGAGAGTGTCCAGGTGCCCGATGACCAAGACTTTCGCAGCTTCCGGTCAgagtgtgaggctgaggtgggctggaACCTGACCTACAGCAAGGCTGGGGTGTCTGTCTGGGTGCAGGCTGTGGAGATGGATCGGACGCTGCACAAGATCAAG TGCCGGATGGAGTGCCGTGATGTGCCAGCCGAGACACTCTACGACGTCCTACACGACATTGAGTACCGCAAGAAATGGGACAGCAACGTCATTGAGACTTTTGACATCGCCCGCTTGACAGTCAACGCTGACGTGGGCTATTACTCCT GGAGGTGTCCCAAGCCCCTGAAGAACCGTGATGTCATCACCCTCCGCTCCTGGCTCCCCATGGGCGCTGATTACATCATTATGAACTACTCAGTCAAACATCCC AAATACCCACCTCGGAAAGACTTGGTCCGAGCTGTGTCCATCCAGACGGGCTACCTCATCCAGAGCACAGGGCCCAAGAGCTGCGTCATCACCTACCTGGCCCAGGTGGACCCCAAAG GCTCCTTACCCAAGTGGGTGGTGAATAAATCTTCTCAGTTCCTGGCTCCCAAG GCCATGAAGAAGATGTACAAGGCGTGCCTCAAATACCCCGAGTGGAAGCAGAAGCACCTGCCTCACTTCAAGCCATGGCTGCACCCGGAGCAGAGCCCGTTGCCGAGCCTGGCGCTGTCGGAGCTGTCGGTGCAGCATGCGGACTCACTGGAGAACATCGACGAGAGCGCGGTGGCCGAGAGCAGAGAGGAGCGGATGGGCGGCGCGGGAGGCGAGGGCAGCGACGACGACACCTCGCTCACCTGA
- the STARD10 gene encoding START domain-containing protein 10 isoform X3: protein MEKPAASTEPQGPRPVLGRESVQVPDDQDFRSFRSECEAEVGWNLTYSKAGVSVWVQAVEMDRTLHKIKCRMECRDVPAETLYDVLHDIEYRKKWDSNVIETFDIARLTVNADVGYYSWRCPKPLKNRDVITLRSWLPMGADYIIMNYSVKHPKYPPRKDLVRAVSIQTGYLIQSTGPKSCVITYLAQVDPKGSLPKWVVNKSSQFLAPKAMKKMYKACLKYPEWKQKHLPHFKPWLHPEQSPLPSLALSELSVQHADSLENIDESAVAESREERMGGAGGEGSDDDTSLT, encoded by the exons ATGGAGAAGCCGGCGGCCTCTACAGAGCCCCAAGGGCCTCGGCCGGTCCTGGGCCGTGAGAGTGTCCAGGTGCCCGATGACCAAGACTTTCGCAGCTTCCGGTCAgagtgtgaggctgaggtgggctggaACCTGACCTACAGCAAGGCTGGGGTGTCTGTCTGGGTGCAGGCTGTGGAGATGGATCGGACGCTGCACAAGATCAAG TGCCGGATGGAGTGCCGTGATGTGCCAGCCGAGACACTCTACGACGTCCTACACGACATTGAGTACCGCAAGAAATGGGACAGCAACGTCATTGAGACTTTTGACATCGCCCGCTTGACAGTCAACGCTGACGTGGGCTATTACTCCT GGAGGTGTCCCAAGCCCCTGAAGAACCGTGATGTCATCACCCTCCGCTCCTGGCTCCCCATGGGCGCTGATTACATCATTATGAACTACTCAGTCAAACATCCC AAATACCCACCTCGGAAAGACTTGGTCCGAGCTGTGTCCATCCAGACGGGCTACCTCATCCAGAGCACAGGGCCCAAGAGCTGCGTCATCACCTACCTGGCCCAGGTGGACCCCAAAG GCTCCTTACCCAAGTGGGTGGTGAATAAATCTTCTCAGTTCCTGGCTCCCAAG GCCATGAAGAAGATGTACAAGGCGTGCCTCAAATACCCCGAGTGGAAGCAGAAGCACCTGCCTCACTTCAAGCCATGGCTGCACCCGGAGCAGAGCCCGTTGCCGAGCCTGGCGCTGTCGGAGCTGTCGGTGCAGCATGCGGACTCACTGGAGAACATCGACGAGAGCGCGGTGGCCGAGAGCAGAGAGGAGCGGATGGGCGGCGCGGGAGGCGAGGGCAGCGACGACGACACCTCGCTCACCTGA
- the STARD10 gene encoding START domain-containing protein 10 isoform X1, protein MTTRGKKLRRIWRILEEEESVAGAVQTLLLRSVAQRRKENPREAKNSRRAPRRGPRKVASASAAASTLSEPPRRTQESRTRTRALGLPTLPMEKPAASTEPQGPRPVLGRESVQVPDDQDFRSFRSECEAEVGWNLTYSKAGVSVWVQAVEMDRTLHKIKCRMECRDVPAETLYDVLHDIEYRKKWDSNVIETFDIARLTVNADVGYYSWRCPKPLKNRDVITLRSWLPMGADYIIMNYSVKHPKYPPRKDLVRAVSIQTGYLIQSTGPKSCVITYLAQVDPKGSLPKWVVNKSSQFLAPKAMKKMYKACLKYPEWKQKHLPHFKPWLHPEQSPLPSLALSELSVQHADSLENIDESAVAESREERMGGAGGEGSDDDTSLT, encoded by the exons ATGACCACCAGAGGCAAGAAGCTGAGGAGGATCTGGAGAATTctggaggaagaggagagtgTTGCTGGAGCTGTACAGACCCTGCTTCTCAGGTCAGTGGCCCAG aggaggaaagagaatccCAGAGAGGCCAAGAACTCACGGAGAGCCCCACGGCGAG GTCCCAGGAAGGTGGCGTCAGCATCTGCAGCCGCGTCGACGTTGTCGGAGCCTCCGCGGAGGACCCAGGAGAGCCGGACTAGGACCAGGGCCCTGGGCCTCCCCACACTCCCCATGGAGAAGCCGGCGGCCTCTACAGAGCCCCAAGGGCCTCGGCCGGTCCTGGGCCGTGAGAGTGTCCAGGTGCCCGATGACCAAGACTTTCGCAGCTTCCGGTCAgagtgtgaggctgaggtgggctggaACCTGACCTACAGCAAGGCTGGGGTGTCTGTCTGGGTGCAGGCTGTGGAGATGGATCGGACGCTGCACAAGATCAAG TGCCGGATGGAGTGCCGTGATGTGCCAGCCGAGACACTCTACGACGTCCTACACGACATTGAGTACCGCAAGAAATGGGACAGCAACGTCATTGAGACTTTTGACATCGCCCGCTTGACAGTCAACGCTGACGTGGGCTATTACTCCT GGAGGTGTCCCAAGCCCCTGAAGAACCGTGATGTCATCACCCTCCGCTCCTGGCTCCCCATGGGCGCTGATTACATCATTATGAACTACTCAGTCAAACATCCC AAATACCCACCTCGGAAAGACTTGGTCCGAGCTGTGTCCATCCAGACGGGCTACCTCATCCAGAGCACAGGGCCCAAGAGCTGCGTCATCACCTACCTGGCCCAGGTGGACCCCAAAG GCTCCTTACCCAAGTGGGTGGTGAATAAATCTTCTCAGTTCCTGGCTCCCAAG GCCATGAAGAAGATGTACAAGGCGTGCCTCAAATACCCCGAGTGGAAGCAGAAGCACCTGCCTCACTTCAAGCCATGGCTGCACCCGGAGCAGAGCCCGTTGCCGAGCCTGGCGCTGTCGGAGCTGTCGGTGCAGCATGCGGACTCACTGGAGAACATCGACGAGAGCGCGGTGGCCGAGAGCAGAGAGGAGCGGATGGGCGGCGCGGGAGGCGAGGGCAGCGACGACGACACCTCGCTCACCTGA